From the genome of Danaus plexippus chromosome 30, MEX_DaPlex, whole genome shotgun sequence, one region includes:
- the LOC116776620 gene encoding uncharacterized protein LOC116776620: MDKNQDSKKCFCARCFLPIEGDDKVDIEGQNFHRICSMCCVCRTIPTSLKMFYGHVFCNDCFKTHVMSRFKGENSRIHSNSWWMQWAPGMKPQDKEKTEDSKPESSEEPPKRYICARCLQHVEECHRVTIGDQSFHQQCAQCYFCRKIPTKNLKIYYGQVFCEECFNQHVLSRNRDNPSEFFRNCFEQWQNNAQFAENMRDFMTGNKESVPFVFMMQGQQPPFCRCGTGPQDWFQQNEPKKSSETENVTAATPADDPWELSFENRTEVSDLPESSVMESANQELTVAAAEKIEKLTKYLHERSGIEVENIRKWKLREEDVTSDTWIDLQDKKIERLDCPKCLWQCGPIYVNSEYLRRQVCEKS, encoded by the exons ATGGATAAAAATCAAGAtagtaaaaaatgtttctgcGCAAGATGCTTTCTACCAATAGAAGGTGACGATAAGGTCGACATCGAGGGTCAGAACTTCCACAGAATATGCAGCATGTgtt GTGTTTGTCGAACAATACCGACTTCCCTCAAAATGTTCTACGGCCACGTCTTCTGCAACGATTGCTTTAAGACTCACGTCATGAGCCGCTTCAAGGGGGAGAATTCTCGCATTCATTCGAACAGCTGGTGGATGCAATGGGCGCCTGGTATGAAGCCTCAAGACAAAGAGAAAACTGAAG aTTCCAAGCCTGAATCATCGGAAGAGCCACCGAAGCGTTACATCTGTGCCCGGTGTCTCCAGCACGTCGAGGAGTGTCACCGGGTGACCATCGGCGACCAGAGTTTCCACCAGCAGTGTGCTCAATGCT ATTTCTGTCGGAAGATACCCACAAAGAACCTGAAGATATACTACGGCCAGGTGTTCTGCGAGGAATGTTTCAACCAACATGTGCTGAGCCGCAATCGCGACAATCCATCAGAGTTCTTCAGGAACTGCTTCGAGCAGTGGCAGAACAATGCCCAGTTCGCTGAGAACATGCGCGACTTCATGACGGGAAACAAGGAATCTGTGCCGTTCGTTTTCATGATGCAGGGTCAGCAGCCGCCATTCTGCAGATGTGGGACTGGCCCCCAGGATTGGTTCCAACAAAATGAAcccaaaaaat CGTCAGAGAC CGAAAATGTTACAGCTGCGACCCCGGCCGACGACCCTTGGGAGCTGTCGTTTGAGAACCGCACAGAGGTTTCCGATTTACCAGAATCTAGCGTGATGGAATCAGCAAACCAGGAACTGACTGTCGCCGCAGCTGAAAAAATCGAAAAGCTGACAAAATATCTACACGAAAGGAGCGGAATCGAAGTGGAGAATATCCGGAAATGGAAGTTGAGGGAAGAAGACGTCACGTCTGACACCTGGATCGACTTGCAAGACAAGAAGATTGAACGTTTGGATTGTCCTAAATGTTTGTGGCAGTGTGGTCCTATCTATGTCAACAGTGAGTACTTGCGGAGGCAAGTCTGcgaaaaaagttaa
- the LOC116776654 gene encoding uncharacterized protein LOC116776654: MYGRKTPTTYRSTPSVYSHYTGKSSTNLRSSKSMRSLKVPWYQKPILHDAYVLDLQRGSLLTGFLSLFIALFTFAQSVFDLYCLGMASPGAVHYGYYVLSYQFVYVGSPAVRNVLVVFSLFSWIGSVAVIATSIILIIALRKEYEKRIVPWLYSFGVFILFRFVAFIFASIVNDMIFAYNIIMCLCWVVFCVTGVYGWVLVYSLYLELADLTKLEDLAHLRMGTMASLNASLAGSRPTTPHSTVSTMPASQI, translated from the exons atgTACGGCCGAAAAACACCCACAACTTATCGTTCCACACCTTCCGTGTATTCCCATTACACGGGAAA GTCATCTACGAACCTACGATCGTCGAAGTCTATGAGATCTTTGAAGGTTCCGTGGTACCAGAAACCCATTTTACATGACGCCTATGTCCTCGATCTACAAAGAGGTTCACTTCTCACTGGTTTTCTGTCATTG TTCATAGCCCTGTTTACTTTTGCCCAAAGTGTCTTTGACCTCTACTGCCTCGGCATGGCCAGCCCTGGTGCTGTCCATTACGGTTACTATGTACTCAGCTATCAATTTGTATATGTCGGAAGCCCTGCTG TGCGGAACGTCCTGGTAGTGTTCTCGCTGTTCTCGTGGATCGGATCCGTGGCTGTTATAGCCACAAGCATCATTTTGATCATAGCTCTGAGGAag GAGTATGAGAAGAGGATCGTCCCCTGGCTGTATTCCTTTGGGGTGTTCATACTGTTCAGATTCGTGGCCTTCATATTTGCTTCAATAGTCAACGACATGATATTTGCCTACAACATCATCATGTGTCTGTGCTGGGTGGTGTTCTGTGTAACCGGAGTGTATGGATGGGTCCTGGTGTACAGTTTATACCTTGAGCTGGCCGACCTGACCAAACTAGAGGATTTGGCACATCTCAGG ATGGGTACAATGGCCTCGTTGAATGCTTCATTGGCCGGTTCAAGACCGACGACACCTCATTCAACTGTGTCAACGATGCCAGCCTCACAGATATGA